Proteins from a genomic interval of Ensifer canadensis:
- the virB5 gene encoding P-type DNA transfer protein VirB5 encodes MIRKMTAMIAAAAVLYATGTSAQGIPVVDNAAIAKHIESIAQLTKQLDTMKAQLDQAQQLYGSLNKLTDMADIATILNDPAIRNALPDDFSAVQGLLKGSGAGAFGDSATRFLDDNSIYKTSANDFYASELARMQNRNAGQMSLGQQIYDAATKRIDGIDELRKRIAAAGDAKDIADLQARLLAETAFLETDTLRMQALQMIQQAQVQVDLQRQAEDWRKRMDAMGAALK; translated from the coding sequence ATGATCAGGAAGATGACAGCGATGATCGCTGCGGCCGCAGTGCTTTATGCAACAGGGACCTCAGCGCAGGGGATCCCGGTTGTCGATAACGCTGCAATCGCCAAACACATAGAGAGCATTGCCCAGTTGACCAAGCAACTGGATACGATGAAGGCGCAGCTTGATCAGGCGCAGCAGCTTTACGGCTCCCTGAACAAGCTGACCGATATGGCTGATATCGCAACCATCTTGAACGATCCGGCGATCCGCAACGCACTACCCGACGATTTCTCAGCCGTCCAAGGGCTGCTGAAGGGCTCAGGCGCCGGCGCCTTTGGCGATTCCGCCACGAGGTTCCTCGATGACAACAGCATCTATAAAACCAGCGCCAACGATTTCTACGCCTCAGAACTTGCTCGTATGCAGAACCGCAACGCCGGTCAGATGAGCCTCGGGCAGCAGATCTATGACGCGGCAACCAAGCGCATCGATGGCATCGACGAGTTGCGCAAACGGATTGCCGCGGCCGGAGACGCCAAGGACATAGCAGACCTTCAGGCCCGGCTGCTTGCCGAAACCGCCTTTCTCGAGACGGACACCCTGCGCATGCAGGCACTGCAGATGATCCAGCAAGCGCAGGTTCAGGTTGATCTGCAACGCCAGGCCGAAGACTGGCGCAAACGGATGGACGCAATGGGAGCCGCACTCAAATGA
- a CDS encoding type IV secretion system protein, whose amino-acid sequence MYQVFAFLDNQFKAPLESFISSGTSNISTWVAGPLTAALVLYVVLYGYLVLRGSIETPVLEFAYRAIKLGILVMLVRDAADYRAFVTDLFFTSLPQEISTALNTGTVPSASTFDALLDKGQASANQIWNRSSWPLDIATAFGGLLMVVITFVVAAIGYIVSLYARVALAIILALGPIFIALAMFQSTRRFTEAWIGQLVNFVILQILVVAVGSLLITTLDTSFTTVEAYEDVLMRPIAIGAIGIASLYVFYQLPGIAASLAAGGASLTYGYSAARDAHESTLTSGAVAVQRIARRGMGAAVRRWSAHDTS is encoded by the coding sequence ATGTACCAGGTCTTTGCTTTCCTCGACAATCAATTCAAGGCTCCACTTGAGAGTTTCATTTCTTCCGGAACATCCAACATCAGCACGTGGGTGGCGGGGCCGTTGACGGCGGCCCTCGTGCTCTATGTCGTCCTCTATGGCTATCTGGTTCTCAGAGGGTCCATCGAAACGCCTGTGCTGGAGTTTGCCTACCGCGCGATCAAGCTCGGCATTTTGGTGATGCTCGTGCGCGATGCTGCCGACTATCGGGCGTTTGTAACTGATCTATTCTTCACTAGTCTGCCGCAGGAAATCTCCACGGCGCTCAACACCGGCACCGTACCGAGTGCGTCGACATTTGATGCACTGCTCGACAAGGGGCAGGCGTCGGCCAACCAAATCTGGAACAGAAGCTCTTGGCCGCTCGACATCGCGACCGCATTCGGTGGCCTCTTGATGGTCGTCATCACATTCGTCGTCGCTGCAATCGGCTATATTGTCTCCCTCTATGCCCGCGTCGCACTCGCCATCATTCTGGCACTCGGTCCCATTTTCATTGCACTGGCGATGTTTCAGAGCACGCGGCGCTTCACCGAAGCCTGGATCGGCCAACTGGTTAATTTCGTTATCTTACAGATCCTGGTCGTTGCGGTCGGCTCGCTGCTGATCACAACGCTCGACACGTCGTTCACCACCGTCGAAGCCTACGAGGACGTCTTGATGCGGCCGATAGCGATCGGAGCCATTGGGATCGCAAGCCTCTATGTCTTTTATCAGCTCCCCGGTATCGCAGCATCCCTTGCTGCCGGTGGTGCGTCGCTGACCTATGGCTACTCTGCGGCACGCGATGCGCATGAGAGTACGCTCACCTCCGGAGCAGTCGCTGTCCAGCGCATCGCGCGACGCGGTATGGGCGCCGCCGTTCGCCGCTGGTCGGCACACGACACGTCGTGA
- a CDS encoding virB8 family protein, with protein sequence MITPDGLKAYFDRARRFDQDRLISVERSARIAWTIAIVASFVACAAVFAVAALAPLKTAVPFVVRVDNSTGIVDVVSALTSGAGSYDEAVTKYFAARYVRAREGYVWSEAKENFETVSLLSAQPEQMRFATLYRGSNPHSPQNVYGRGSTVKVTIKSISLINANVVSVRFLSTITRADDVRTTHWVATITYSYVNAPVSSTDRLVNPLGFVVSDYRADPEAIN encoded by the coding sequence ATGATTACCCCGGATGGTTTGAAGGCGTATTTCGACAGGGCGCGCCGTTTCGATCAGGATCGCTTGATAAGCGTCGAACGCTCGGCACGAATTGCCTGGACTATTGCAATTGTTGCAAGCTTCGTTGCCTGCGCCGCCGTCTTTGCCGTCGCTGCGCTCGCGCCATTGAAGACGGCCGTGCCATTCGTCGTGCGTGTCGACAACTCGACCGGTATTGTCGACGTGGTATCGGCCCTGACCTCGGGGGCTGGAAGCTACGACGAAGCGGTGACGAAGTATTTTGCTGCGCGCTATGTCAGGGCGCGCGAAGGCTATGTTTGGTCGGAGGCCAAGGAGAATTTCGAGACCGTCTCACTCCTGTCGGCGCAACCCGAGCAGATGCGCTTTGCCACCCTTTACCGCGGCAGCAATCCCCACTCCCCACAAAATGTTTACGGGCGCGGTTCGACGGTGAAAGTCACGATCAAGTCGATCTCCCTGATCAACGCAAACGTCGTGTCGGTGCGCTTTCTCAGCACCATCACCCGGGCAGACGATGTGCGCACAACGCATTGGGTGGCGACGATCACTTATTCCTATGTCAACGCCCCGGTCTCCTCGACCGACCGGCTGGTCAATCCGCTTGGCTTCGTCGTCAGTGATTATCGGGCAGATCCGGAGGCGATCAATTGA
- the virB9 gene encoding P-type conjugative transfer protein VirB9 — MSLPVFAALVAVTTVFHPALALDIPSGAGQDNRVRFVNYQPYNITRIVGTLRSSVEVEFAPNEEIAHVALGNSVAWEVAPAGNILFLKPRENQPITNISIVTTRRDGSKRSYQMELTVRDGSVAAGQDTYFYVKYRYPTDEAQRRRLEAQARGQAEKADAANDVLALHEQYGPRNWQYSVQGSAAIEPQAVYDNGKLTTFVFGDNREIPAIYLESSDGTESLVSKSISGGLVLVHAISRKFILRRGADVICVFNEGHPLGADNPGTHTTSPSVERVVKAADEDTAQRDAQ; from the coding sequence ATTTCATTGCCAGTCTTTGCCGCCCTTGTCGCCGTCACAACGGTGTTTCATCCAGCCTTGGCCCTCGATATTCCGAGCGGCGCCGGGCAGGACAACCGTGTTCGTTTCGTCAACTACCAGCCGTATAACATCACCCGCATCGTCGGCACGCTGCGCTCGTCGGTTGAGGTGGAGTTTGCACCCAATGAGGAGATCGCGCATGTGGCGCTTGGCAATTCGGTAGCCTGGGAGGTGGCGCCAGCCGGAAATATTCTGTTCCTAAAACCGCGCGAAAACCAGCCGATCACCAACATCTCCATAGTCACGACAAGACGAGATGGCTCAAAGCGCAGTTACCAGATGGAGCTGACAGTGCGCGACGGCTCCGTTGCTGCCGGACAAGATACCTACTTCTATGTGAAGTACCGATATCCCACTGACGAGGCGCAGCGCCGGCGCCTGGAAGCGCAGGCCCGTGGCCAAGCGGAGAAAGCCGATGCTGCAAATGACGTTTTGGCGCTCCATGAGCAATATGGCCCGCGCAACTGGCAATATTCGGTGCAAGGATCTGCCGCGATCGAACCGCAGGCCGTTTACGACAACGGCAAGCTTACAACTTTTGTCTTCGGCGACAATCGGGAGATCCCGGCAATCTACCTTGAGAGCTCCGACGGAACCGAAAGTCTCGTCTCAAAATCCATCTCCGGTGGTCTCGTGCTCGTTCATGCCATCAGCCGCAAGTTCATCCTGCGTCGTGGAGCGGATGTGATCTGCGTCTTCAACGAGGGCCACCCTCTTGGCGCTGACAACCCCGGGACACATACGACCTCTCCATCGGTGGAGAGGGTCGTCAAGGCAGCAGATGAGGACACAGCCCAAAGAGACGCACAATGA
- the virB10 gene encoding type IV secretion system protein VirB10, protein MTDDVPTTIPGERGHAQLPQGFDNNPALRRGAVVAAILAFIGFGLWSMRSQTLDPNANREERVVIRQATDFEPAKEEPKTVEPLPEVKLPTPVVAEAPTEPEKDELLESARRAPVMAFNAGQGIDRRSESTQTPPDQASTYLPINGALGGEVGENEDQRFDRMLKPTRLEGSRAGHLGNRNYIVAMGTSIPCVLETALSSDQPGFASCVINRDVFSDNGRVVLMEKGTQVVGEYRGGLRRGQKRLFVLWNRAKTPTGVIIALASPATDALGRAGFDGHVDSHWWERFGSALLLSIVGDVASFGGRKLQDQEVDVEGTTSAGRQAAAIAVEQSINVVPTLNKHQGELVSIFVARDLDFSGIYELRVSEPRSTVLERSVLGDFSKRARVVTK, encoded by the coding sequence ATGACAGACGATGTTCCAACGACGATACCCGGCGAACGCGGACATGCCCAGCTTCCCCAAGGGTTCGACAACAACCCGGCTCTCAGACGCGGCGCCGTTGTCGCAGCTATCCTCGCCTTCATCGGCTTCGGGCTGTGGTCGATGCGTTCTCAGACCCTTGACCCGAATGCCAATCGTGAGGAGCGGGTGGTCATCCGGCAAGCGACGGACTTCGAGCCGGCAAAAGAGGAGCCAAAGACGGTGGAGCCATTGCCCGAAGTCAAATTGCCAACGCCGGTTGTCGCCGAAGCGCCCACCGAACCCGAAAAGGACGAGCTTCTGGAATCTGCCCGGCGAGCGCCCGTCATGGCCTTCAACGCAGGCCAAGGGATCGATCGCCGTTCCGAATCCACGCAAACACCGCCAGATCAAGCTTCGACCTATCTGCCCATTAATGGCGCGCTTGGCGGCGAGGTAGGCGAAAACGAAGATCAGCGTTTCGACCGGATGCTGAAGCCGACACGGCTGGAAGGTTCGCGCGCCGGACATCTCGGCAACCGGAACTATATCGTCGCGATGGGGACTTCGATCCCGTGCGTGCTCGAAACGGCGCTGTCTTCTGACCAGCCTGGCTTCGCCAGCTGTGTCATCAATCGCGACGTGTTTTCGGATAACGGCCGCGTGGTGCTGATGGAGAAGGGCACACAAGTTGTCGGCGAATACCGCGGCGGTCTGCGGCGCGGCCAGAAGCGGCTCTTCGTCCTCTGGAACCGTGCGAAAACGCCAACCGGTGTCATCATTGCGCTTGCTTCACCCGCAACCGATGCGCTCGGTCGCGCCGGCTTTGACGGTCATGTCGACAGTCATTGGTGGGAGCGCTTCGGCAGTGCTTTGCTCCTGTCGATCGTTGGTGATGTGGCGAGCTTTGGCGGAAGGAAATTACAGGATCAGGAGGTCGACGTGGAGGGTACGACGAGCGCCGGCAGGCAAGCGGCAGCGATCGCCGTCGAGCAATCGATCAATGTCGTCCCGACGCTAAACAAGCATCAGGGCGAGCTCGTGTCGATTTTCGTGGCTCGTGATCTCGATTTTTCCGGGATCTATGAATTGCGGGTGTCCGAACCACGTAGCACTGTTCTCGAACGTTCTGTCCTCGGCGACTTCAGCAAACGTGCGCGCGTGGTAACGAAATGA
- the virB11 gene encoding P-type DNA transfer ATPase VirB11 has protein sequence MTGTCDAPVVRQLLQPIAGLLQNPTLYEVVINRPGEVLTEGSAGWSRLDVAELTFDRLMRLARAVASHSHQAIDEARPILSANLPDDERIQIVIPPATTKGTVSITIRKPSSVSLSLGGLDAAGLFTVTAAAGDRADSPDTRLSKLYKAGNYAAFLEQSVVARKNIIISGATGSGKTTLSKALIQHIPSFERIITIEDTAELVIPQPNHVRLFYSKGEQGLAKIGPKELLESSLRMRPDRVLLQELRDGTAFYYIRNINSGHPGSITTVHADSAALAFEQLTLLVKESDGGQDLARDDIRDLLKMLVDIVVQCKRVEGKFRVTEIWFDRPA, from the coding sequence ATGACGGGAACGTGCGACGCGCCTGTCGTGCGCCAGCTTCTCCAGCCGATCGCCGGGTTGCTGCAAAACCCCACACTCTATGAGGTGGTCATCAACCGGCCCGGCGAAGTCCTGACCGAAGGGTCCGCTGGCTGGTCGCGCCTTGACGTTGCGGAACTGACCTTTGACAGATTGATGCGTCTTGCCCGCGCCGTTGCCAGTCATTCGCATCAGGCGATCGACGAGGCGAGGCCGATCCTTTCGGCAAATCTTCCGGATGACGAGCGTATTCAGATCGTTATCCCGCCGGCAACAACAAAGGGCACGGTTAGCATCACCATTCGCAAACCCTCATCCGTGTCCCTGTCGTTAGGCGGCCTAGACGCAGCAGGACTATTTACCGTGACCGCCGCGGCGGGCGATCGAGCCGACAGTCCGGACACAAGGCTGTCTAAGCTTTACAAAGCCGGAAACTATGCGGCGTTCCTGGAGCAATCGGTTGTCGCCCGGAAGAACATCATTATTTCCGGGGCGACCGGCTCGGGTAAAACCACACTGTCGAAGGCGCTGATCCAACACATTCCGTCGTTCGAGCGCATTATCACAATCGAGGACACAGCCGAGCTGGTCATACCGCAACCAAACCACGTTCGACTGTTCTATTCGAAGGGGGAACAGGGCCTTGCGAAAATCGGTCCCAAGGAGCTGCTGGAGTCAAGCCTGCGGATGCGTCCCGATCGTGTCCTGCTGCAGGAACTGCGTGACGGCACGGCTTTCTACTACATCCGAAATATCAACTCCGGGCATCCAGGGTCCATCACCACAGTGCACGCTGACTCGGCAGCCCTCGCGTTTGAGCAACTGACCCTTCTCGTTAAGGAATCCGACGGCGGGCAGGATCTCGCACGCGACGATATTCGCGACCTGTTGAAGATGTTGGTCGATATCGTCGTTCAGTGCAAACGGGTCGAGGGGAAGTTCCGCGTAACGGAGATATGGTTTGATCGGCCCGCGTAG
- a CDS encoding TRAP transporter substrate-binding protein has protein sequence MAGAAVIAAPSVVKAQGPVNMRWQSTWPSKDIFHEFALDFAKKVNDMTGGDLKIEVLPAGAVVPAFGLLDAVSQGTLDGGHGVLVYHYGKQTALALWGSGPGFAMDANMLLAWHKYGGGKELLAKLYESIGANVVSFPYGPMPTQPLGWFKKPVAKVEDLQGLKFRTVGISIDVFTGLGAAVNALPGGEIVAALDRGLLDAAEFNNASSDRVLGFPDVSKICMLQSYHQNAEQFEIMFNKAKYDALSEQMKAIIANAVEAASQDMHWKAIDRYSKDYLEMQTTDKVKFYKTPETILKRQLEVYDEVVKKKAAENPLFKEILQSQLAFAERATRWEQDTVVGRRLVFDHYFGRDGVAKEL, from the coding sequence ATGGCCGGCGCGGCGGTGATCGCTGCACCGAGTGTCGTCAAGGCGCAAGGACCGGTCAACATGCGCTGGCAGAGCACATGGCCCTCCAAGGATATCTTTCACGAGTTCGCGCTCGATTTCGCCAAAAAGGTCAACGACATGACCGGCGGCGACCTGAAGATCGAGGTGCTGCCGGCGGGCGCCGTCGTGCCAGCCTTCGGCCTGCTCGACGCAGTGTCGCAAGGAACCCTCGACGGCGGCCACGGCGTTCTTGTCTACCACTATGGGAAACAGACGGCGCTGGCCCTCTGGGGCTCCGGGCCGGGCTTCGCAATGGACGCCAACATGCTGCTGGCGTGGCACAAATATGGCGGCGGCAAGGAGCTTCTCGCCAAGCTTTATGAATCCATCGGCGCCAATGTCGTTTCGTTCCCTTATGGGCCGATGCCGACACAACCGCTCGGCTGGTTCAAGAAGCCTGTGGCCAAGGTTGAGGATCTCCAAGGACTGAAATTCCGCACGGTCGGAATCTCGATCGACGTCTTCACCGGTCTCGGGGCAGCAGTCAATGCGTTGCCGGGCGGCGAAATCGTCGCGGCACTGGACCGTGGGTTGCTCGACGCGGCCGAATTCAACAACGCTTCGTCCGACCGCGTCCTTGGTTTCCCCGACGTCTCGAAGATCTGCATGCTGCAGAGCTATCACCAGAATGCCGAGCAGTTCGAAATCATGTTCAACAAGGCGAAATACGACGCGCTGTCCGAGCAAATGAAGGCCATTATCGCCAATGCCGTTGAGGCGGCTTCACAGGACATGCACTGGAAGGCGATTGATCGCTATTCGAAAGACTATTTGGAGATGCAGACGACCGACAAGGTCAAATTCTACAAGACACCTGAAACGATCCTCAAGAGGCAATTGGAGGTTTACGACGAGGTCGTGAAGAAGAAAGCGGCCGAAAACCCGCTCTTCAAGGAGATTCTTCAGTCCCAGCTCGCCTTTGCAGAGCGGGCAACGCGGTGGGAACAGGACACCGTCGTCGGCCGGAGATTGGTATTCGATCACTATTTCGGTCGGGACGGTGTCGCCAAAGAACTCTGA
- a CDS encoding TRAP transporter small permease subunit: protein MHHLGARVTVQDFLLRIDAISVWVGKAAAWLIIGLMTLVCVEVFKRYIMNMPTAWIFDASNMFYGTLFMLAGAYGLAQNAHVRGDFLYSSLRPRIQAGLDLVLYILFFLPGVAALVYAGYDYAALSWRIGEHSTVTAEGPPIYYFKTVIPIAGALVMLQGLAEIMRCIVCLRSGEWPSRIADVEEIDVVAEQLAHSEHIDAETREAAIERAQDIDRAARKRGLGGDIET, encoded by the coding sequence ATGCACCATCTGGGGGCACGCGTGACCGTTCAGGATTTTCTGCTCAGGATCGATGCAATCAGCGTGTGGGTCGGAAAGGCCGCGGCGTGGCTCATCATTGGGCTGATGACACTTGTCTGCGTCGAGGTCTTCAAACGCTACATCATGAACATGCCGACCGCCTGGATCTTCGACGCTAGCAACATGTTTTACGGCACGCTGTTCATGCTCGCCGGAGCCTACGGTTTGGCGCAGAACGCTCATGTACGTGGTGACTTTCTCTATAGCTCACTCAGACCGCGGATACAGGCCGGGCTCGATCTCGTCCTCTACATCCTCTTCTTCCTGCCCGGCGTCGCCGCCCTCGTTTACGCGGGTTACGATTACGCGGCACTTTCGTGGCGGATCGGCGAGCATTCGACCGTGACGGCAGAGGGGCCGCCGATCTACTACTTCAAGACCGTCATACCGATAGCCGGTGCACTCGTGATGCTTCAAGGACTGGCCGAGATCATGCGCTGCATCGTCTGTCTGAGGTCTGGAGAATGGCCGAGCCGCATTGCGGATGTCGAGGAGATCGACGTCGTCGCCGAGCAGCTTGCGCATAGCGAGCACATAGACGCCGAAACGCGCGAGGCCGCGATCGAGCGCGCCCAGGACATCGACAGGGCAGCGAGAAAACGAGGCCTGGGGGGAGACATCGAGACGTGA
- a CDS encoding TRAP transporter large permease — MSDPFLGLTMLIFIVIVIMMGFPTAFTLMGLGMLFGFYAFYNPAEHWIDNRVFDLMVQRTYGAMTNDVLISIPLFVLMGYVMERGALVDKMFYSIQLCFRRVPASLAVATLIVCTFWGIASGLVGAVVVLMGVIAMNPMLRAGYDVKLAAGVITAGGTLGILIPPSVMIIVYAAVAGQSVVKLYAAAMLPGFFLALLYLVYILGWAMINPKIAPALPEEQTRVPVPDWMRSFEALYSRNMLAGLFSALFSPSRAMAIETPEGRLTYWKLIKNTCAALVPFLLTAFTLALVWWYVVIHPQASAEAEAPEGLEELGAPALDAGPAAVDGPTGSFYVTFGIIAAIAAVVLVRYYRNMTTDRLQVVKLLVSSVMPLGILTALVLAVILFGITTATESAAVGAAGAFLLAFQARTLNWKRTKEAVFLTAKTTAMVCWLFVGSALFSAVFAILGGQALVEEWVLALDLTPVQFMILSQAIIFVLGWPLEWTEIIIIFVPIFLPLLSHFDIDPILWGVLVFVNLQAAFLSPPVAMSAYYLKGVSPPQVTLSQIFAGMIPYMLIVILCMVIMYVWPGMALWLPYYLYD, encoded by the coding sequence GTGAGCGATCCGTTCCTCGGACTGACGATGCTGATCTTCATCGTGATCGTAATCATGATGGGGTTCCCGACAGCCTTTACGCTGATGGGGCTCGGCATGCTCTTTGGATTCTATGCCTTCTACAATCCGGCCGAGCACTGGATCGACAATCGCGTCTTCGACCTAATGGTTCAGCGCACCTACGGCGCGATGACCAACGACGTCCTGATCTCCATCCCCCTCTTCGTCCTGATGGGCTACGTAATGGAGCGCGGTGCGCTGGTCGACAAGATGTTCTACAGCATCCAGCTCTGTTTCAGACGGGTGCCGGCGTCGCTTGCCGTTGCGACGCTCATCGTTTGCACTTTCTGGGGCATTGCCAGCGGCCTCGTCGGCGCCGTGGTGGTGCTGATGGGCGTCATCGCGATGAACCCAATGCTGCGCGCCGGCTACGACGTGAAGCTTGCCGCGGGCGTCATCACTGCCGGCGGCACGCTGGGCATTTTGATCCCGCCATCGGTGATGATTATCGTCTACGCGGCGGTTGCCGGGCAGTCGGTCGTCAAGCTTTATGCCGCGGCGATGTTGCCCGGCTTTTTCCTTGCGCTCCTCTATCTTGTCTACATTCTCGGCTGGGCGATGATCAATCCGAAGATCGCACCCGCCTTACCCGAGGAACAGACAAGAGTTCCGGTGCCCGATTGGATGAGGAGCTTTGAGGCCCTCTATTCACGCAACATGTTAGCCGGGCTCTTTTCCGCGCTGTTTTCGCCGTCGCGGGCGATGGCGATCGAGACCCCGGAGGGGCGGCTCACCTATTGGAAGCTGATCAAGAATACCTGCGCTGCGCTGGTTCCTTTCTTGCTGACCGCATTCACGCTTGCGCTCGTGTGGTGGTATGTCGTCATTCATCCGCAAGCCTCGGCCGAGGCCGAAGCGCCCGAAGGGCTTGAGGAGCTCGGCGCGCCGGCGCTCGATGCGGGTCCGGCGGCGGTCGACGGGCCGACAGGGAGTTTCTACGTAACGTTCGGCATCATCGCCGCCATCGCCGCGGTCGTACTCGTGCGCTACTACCGCAACATGACCACGGATCGCTTGCAGGTCGTGAAGCTTCTGGTCTCCTCCGTGATGCCGCTCGGCATTCTCACTGCGCTCGTCCTTGCCGTTATCCTGTTCGGGATCACGACGGCGACCGAGTCAGCTGCCGTCGGCGCTGCAGGGGCCTTCCTGCTTGCGTTCCAGGCCCGGACGCTCAACTGGAAGCGCACCAAGGAAGCGGTGTTCCTGACGGCGAAGACGACCGCGATGGTCTGCTGGCTCTTTGTCGGCTCAGCGCTCTTCTCCGCGGTCTTTGCTATCCTTGGCGGCCAGGCGCTGGTTGAAGAATGGGTGCTGGCGCTCGACTTGACGCCGGTGCAGTTCATGATCCTGTCGCAGGCGATCATATTCGTTCTCGGCTGGCCGCTCGAATGGACCGAGATCATCATCATCTTCGTGCCGATCTTCTTGCCGCTGCTAAGCCACTTCGACATCGACCCCATTCTCTGGGGTGTCCTCGTTTTCGTCAATCTTCAGGCAGCGTTCCTGTCGCCGCCAGTCGCGATGTCGGCCTATTATCTCAAAGGTGTATCGCCGCCACAGGTCACCCTCAGCCAGATATTCGCAGGCATGATACCCTACATGCTGATCGTCATACTCTGCATGGTCATCATGTATGTCTGGCCGGGCATGGCACTCTGGCTTCCGTATTATCTCTACGACTGA
- a CDS encoding dodecin yields MSDHVYKKVELIGSSKVSVTEAIETAIMRASKTMRNLEWFEVDQIRGQIKDGAVACYQVVVKVGFRIDD; encoded by the coding sequence GTGAGCGACCATGTCTACAAGAAGGTGGAACTTATCGGTAGTTCGAAAGTCTCTGTGACCGAGGCAATCGAGACGGCGATTATGCGGGCCTCTAAAACCATGAGAAATCTCGAATGGTTCGAGGTGGATCAAATCCGGGGACAGATCAAGGATGGGGCGGTGGCGTGCTATCAGGTGGTTGTGAAGGTCGGATTTCGGATCGACGATTGA
- a CDS encoding DUF736 domain-containing protein, with protein sequence MATTIATLTEKTDGTLEGLFATIKVNAPIALIPNGQKASEGAPDYRIIHRRTGFEIGAGWYRNSQRTGEEYLSVKLEAPEIGVIFGNVAPAPGGEANRKVILWNDPA encoded by the coding sequence ATGGCCACCACGATCGCAACCCTTACCGAAAAGACCGACGGCACCCTCGAAGGTCTCTTCGCCACCATCAAGGTCAACGCCCCGATCGCCCTCATCCCGAATGGCCAAAAGGCAAGCGAAGGCGCCCCCGACTATCGCATCATCCATCGCCGCACCGGCTTCGAGATCGGCGCCGGTTGGTACCGGAACTCGCAGCGCACCGGCGAGGAATACCTCTCGGTCAAGCTTGAGGCGCCCGAGATCGGCGTGATTTTCGGCAATGTCGCACCGGCACCCGGCGGCGAAGCGAACCGCAAGGTCATCCTGTGGAATGATCCAGCCTGA
- a CDS encoding DUF2958 domain-containing protein: protein MRLITEEIRAALITNGRRFQRDPDFDPLPLLKLFTPDAAATWLIAAADPEDPDLLFGLCDLGVGFPELGSVLFSEIQSVRGRLGLRVERDLTFKADRSISAYAKVATVASRFVA from the coding sequence ATGCGCCTCATCACCGAGGAAATCCGCGCGGCCCTCATCACCAACGGTCGACGCTTCCAACGCGATCCAGACTTCGATCCGCTTCCGCTCCTCAAACTGTTTACGCCCGACGCGGCCGCCACGTGGTTGATCGCCGCTGCCGACCCGGAGGACCCCGATTTGCTCTTCGGGCTCTGCGACCTCGGCGTCGGGTTTCCTGAACTCGGTTCCGTTCTTTTCTCGGAGATCCAATCCGTTCGCGGCCGGCTTGGCCTGCGCGTCGAAAGGGATCTCACCTTTAAAGCAGACCGGTCGATTTCGGCCTATGCCAAAGTCGCTACTGTAGCCAGCCGGTTCGTCGCCTAG